The following are encoded together in the Pleurocapsa sp. FMAR1 genome:
- a CDS encoding IS66 family transposase: MAINTKTAVFHIGSGRKEELSYLVREAFMGWLVTDGYATYRSHPKRQRCLAHLIRKAIAITGAINQKARKSVAGVPPVEDIEQEAAQIGQWILNDLRELIALIADASEDNRLSRKRIAGLRRVCHLGKKADHAKLQALAKEILNDWDAVVAFVKNPELPPINNEAERALRHAVIARNIGFGTRTGEGSLAYSSLLSVIETCCLRELNPWIYIASVLANARRGLAPPQFPLGN, translated from the coding sequence GTGGCAATCAATACTAAAACTGCTGTATTTCATATTGGCTCTGGTCGAAAAGAAGAATTATCTTATTTGGTTCGAGAAGCTTTTATGGGTTGGTTAGTAACGGATGGTTATGCTACATATCGTTCTCACCCCAAAAGACAGAGATGTTTAGCTCATCTGATTCGTAAAGCGATCGCTATTACCGGTGCGATTAACCAAAAAGCGCGAAAATCCGTTGCGGGGGTTCCCCCCGTTGAGGATATTGAGCAAGAAGCAGCCCAAATCGGACAATGGATTTTGAATGACTTAAGAGAATTAATTGCCCTGATTGCCGATGCCAGTGAAGATAATCGTCTTTCGAGAAAACGGATAGCTGGCTTGAGGCGGGTTTGTCATCTAGGAAAAAAAGCCGACCATGCTAAGTTACAAGCTTTAGCTAAAGAAATACTCAACGACTGGGATGCAGTGGTCGCTTTTGTCAAAAATCCTGAGTTACCGCCCATTAATAATGAAGCAGAAAGGGCTTTACGTCATGCTGTAATTGCCCGCAATATTGGATTTGGTACTCGTACTGGCGAAGGAAGTTTGGCATACAGTTCGCTGCTCAGTGTGATTGAAACCTGTTGTCTGAGAGAGCTTAATCCTTGGATTTATATAGCTTCGGTTTTAGCTAATGCTCGACGAGGTCTTGCTCCACCACAATTTCCTCTTGGAAATTAA
- a CDS encoding transposase — MPIVNERQKQTYYGVLDYFNHEFLTQAYPIANSEHIISFLDYLQTQRPNQRIAIIWDDASYHRSQEVKDYLQSLNVAHEQQFWQLVCIRFAPNALEQNPVEDVWLQAKRFLREFYHLCNSFSLVKLLFELVTHGRTFNFPKLFEYAVFPQPT, encoded by the coding sequence GTGCCTATAGTCAACGAGCGCCAGAAGCAAACCTATTATGGGGTATTAGATTACTTCAATCACGAGTTTTTGACTCAAGCCTATCCTATAGCTAACTCCGAACATATTATCAGTTTTCTAGACTATTTACAAACCCAGCGTCCCAATCAACGGATTGCCATTATTTGGGACGATGCCAGTTATCATCGTTCCCAAGAAGTGAAAGATTACTTGCAATCACTCAATGTTGCACATGAACAACAGTTTTGGCAACTGGTTTGTATTCGGTTCGCACCCAATGCTCTCGAACAAAATCCCGTAGAAGATGTTTGGTTGCAGGCTAAACGCTTCTTACGAGAGTTTTACCACCTGTGTAATTCATTCTCTCTTGTCAAACTACTGTTTGAACTTGTAACTCACGGTCGAACCTTTAATTTCCCAAAGTTATTTGAGTATGCTGTCTTTCCACAACCCACCTAG
- a CDS encoding oxidoreductase, with product MTNDKKIWLITGVSRGLGKALAQAVLNQGDIVIGTTRSGKADLSGDANSLKLFELELTDPAQIKQTVEAAYQLHGRLDVIVNNAGYGLLGALEETSDEDIQRVFDVNFFGVVHLVQAVLPYLRRQRSGHLVNLSSIAGLAPMAGSSLYAAAKSAIEGVSQALAQEVEPLGIKVTLVEPGAFKTDFLSAHSIVNSHTKIADYQPTSGKAVQHLADIAGKQLGDPNLGAQAIIKAVESEDPPLHLVLGSDALKRTRAKLEAMTKNLDAWEAVSKSTDFLDLATVL from the coding sequence ATGACAAACGACAAGAAAATCTGGTTGATCACAGGTGTTTCCCGTGGCTTGGGCAAAGCACTTGCCCAAGCGGTGCTGAATCAAGGTGATATTGTGATTGGTACCACACGCAGCGGAAAAGCCGATCTCAGTGGAGATGCTAACTCCCTTAAACTTTTTGAGCTTGAATTAACAGATCCGGCACAGATTAAACAGACAGTAGAAGCGGCTTATCAGCTACATGGGCGCTTGGATGTGATCGTTAACAATGCTGGCTATGGCTTGCTGGGCGCACTCGAAGAGACCAGTGACGAAGACATTCAACGGGTGTTTGATGTGAACTTCTTTGGAGTCGTTCACCTGGTCCAGGCGGTACTGCCGTATCTCAGACGACAGCGGAGCGGACATCTTGTGAACCTCTCGTCGATCGCAGGCTTGGCACCGATGGCGGGTTCAAGTCTGTATGCGGCAGCTAAAAGCGCTATAGAAGGGGTTTCACAAGCGCTAGCACAAGAAGTTGAACCGCTGGGGATTAAAGTGACTCTGGTTGAACCGGGTGCCTTTAAAACGGATTTTTTGAGCGCCCACTCCATTGTCAATAGCCACACCAAGATTGCAGACTATCAACCGACCAGCGGCAAGGCGGTGCAGCATCTAGCTGACATTGCCGGAAAACAGCTTGGCGATCCGAACTTGGGCGCACAGGCAATCATCAAAGCCGTTGAGTCGGAAGATCCGCCCTTACACCTGGTGCTGGGATCGGATGCCCTAAAACGAACCCGCGCAAAACTCGAAGCAATGACCAAAAATCTAGATGCTTGGGAAGCAGTCTCTAAAAGTACAGATTTCCTAGATTTGGCAACGGTTTTATAG